The following are encoded in a window of Panicum virgatum strain AP13 chromosome 5N, P.virgatum_v5, whole genome shotgun sequence genomic DNA:
- the LOC120674930 gene encoding cytochrome P450 711A1-like — MSSQLVESLPPFLAILFTVAALAVGAFTVYFYGPTWRVRRVPGPPALPLIGHLPLLAKHGPAVFGVLAKRYGPIYRFHLGRQPLVMVADADLCREVGIKKFKSITNRSMPTPIRSSPIHHKGLFFTRDSRWQSMRNVLVSIYQPSHLASLIPVIQPYVERAGHLLHHGEELTFSDLTLKLFSDTIGQVAFGVDFGLTKGATPTPTPAEAGADEGRSGGSAATDFIRKHFYATTSLKMDLSGSLSIVLGQFVPFLQEPVRQLLMRVPGSADRRMEQTNMAMSGLLDDIVAERAAQADRGEKNFLSVLLNARESTEAMKQLFTPDYVSALTYEHLLAGSVAMSFTLSSLVYLVAMHPEVEEKLLREIDAFGPNDVVPSAEDLQTKFPYVDQVLKETMRFFTVSPLIAREASEDVEIGGYVLPKGTWLWLATGVLAKDPKQFPDPEVFRPERFDPEDEECKRRHPYAFIPFGIGPRACIGQKFSVQQLKLVVIHLYRRYVFRHSPRMEFPLQFQFSIVVNFKHGVKLQVIDRKTLGKQH; from the exons ATGAGTAGTCAGCTGGTGGAGTCCTTGCCGCCATTCCTGGCGATCCTCTTCACCGTCGCGGCCTTGGCAGTCGGTGCCTTCACGGTGTACTTCTACGGGCCGACATGGCGCGTGCGCCGGGTCCCGGGGCCTCCCGCCCTCCCCCTCATCGGCCACCTGCCGCTGCTCGCCAAGCACGGCCCCGCGGTGTTCGGCGTGCTTGCAAAGAGATACGGGCCCATCTACAG GTTTCACTTAGGGAGGCAGCCACTTGTCATGGTGGCAGACGCAGATCTGTGCAGGGAGGTGGGCATCAAGAAGTTCAAGAGCATTACCAATAGAAGCATGCCTACCCCGATTCGGAGCTCGCCTATTCATCACAAAGGCCTCTTCTTCACGAG GGATTCGAGATGGCAATCCATGCGAAACGTCCTCGTCTCCATCTACCAGCCGTCGCATCTGGCGAGCCTCATCCCCGTCATCCAACCTTACGTGGAGCGGGCcgggcacctcctccaccatggCGAGGAGCTCACTTTCTCCGACCTCACCTTGAAGCTCTTCAGCGACACCATCGGCCAGGTCGCCTTCGGCGTCGACTTCGGCCTCACCAAAggcgcgacgccgacgccgacgccggccgaggccggcgccgatgaggggaggagcggcggcagcgcggccaCGGACTTCATCCGGAAGCACTTCTACGCCACGACGTCTCTCAAGATGGACCTGTCGGGATCCCTGTCCATCGTGCTCGGCCAGTTCGTCCCGTTCCTCCAGGAGCCCGTGCGGCAGCTGCTGATGCGCGTGCCGGGCTCCGCCGACCGGCGGATGGAGCAGACCAACATGGCCATGAGCGGCCTGCTGGACGACATTGtggcggagcgggcggcgcaggcggacAGGGGGGAGAAGAACTTCCTGTCCGTGCTGCTCAACGCGAGGGAGAGCACGGAGGCCATGAAACAGCTCTTCACGCCGGACTACGTCAGCGCGCTCACCTATGAGCACCTGCTCGCTGGGTCAGTCGCCATGTCGTTCACACTGTCGAGCCTGGTTTACCTGGTGGCGatgcacccggaggtggaggagaAGCTGCTTCGGGAGATCGACGCCTTTGGGCCAAACGACGTGGTACCCAGCGCTGAGGACCTCCAGACCAAGTTCCCTTACGTGGACCAG GTCTTGAAGGAAACGATGAGATTCTTCACAGTGTCCCCTCTTATTGCACGGGAagcatccgaagatgtcgagaTCGGGGGTTATGTCCTGCCCAAG GGCACATGGTTGTGGCTGGCGACGGGTGTGCTAGCTAAAGACCCCAAGCAGTTTCCGGACCCGGAGGTCTTCCGACCCGAGCGGTTCGACCCGGAGGACGAGGAGTGCAAGCGGCGGCACCCCTACGCGTTCATCCCGTTTGGCATCGGGCCCCGGGCGTGCATCGGCCAGAAGTTCTCCGTGCAGCAGCTGAAGCTCGTCGTCATCCATCTCTACCGTCGATACGTGTTCAGGCACTCGCCCCGGATGGAGTTCCCCCTTCAGTTCCAGTTCTCCATCGTGGTCAACTTCAAGCATGGTGTCAAGCTTCAAGTCATCGACAGGAAGACCTTGGGCAAGCAGCACTAG